In Gloeocapsa sp. PCC 73106, a single genomic region encodes these proteins:
- the psb35 gene encoding photosystem II assembly protein Psb35: MYLLLEVAASGGVPVYFIAVYVVGFIAAVTIGSIAWYNSKKPPGWEDKERPDFLPKVESDNNTESKQE, encoded by the coding sequence ATGTATTTATTACTGGAAGTTGCGGCAAGTGGTGGCGTACCCGTGTACTTTATAGCAGTTTACGTAGTTGGATTCATCGCTGCGGTCACGATTGGGTCGATTGCTTGGTATAACTCTAAAAAACCACCAGGTTGGGAAGACAAAGAACGTCCTGATTTCTTACCCAAGGTAGAATCAGATAACAACACAGAATCAAAACAGGAATAA
- a CDS encoding glycosyltransferase, whose protein sequence is MRYALVHEWLTPLAKGGSELVVEEILRHVDADVYALIDFESTNPQSYLYKRGIGTTFLQHFPLASHGVQKYLPLLPIAIEQLDLSPYDVILSSSHAVAKGVLAGPNQLHICYCHTPMRYAWDLTFDYLAQSPLGKAPWGWVTRYLLHRLRQWDVVSANRVDYFIANSQHTARRIWRCYRREATVIYPPVNLDRFKFEPKKGDFFLTVSRLVGYKKVGLIVQAFNQLGLPLVVIGEGPELKEISAIAQANVHILGSQPNEVVAAYLAQARAFVYMACEDFGIALVEAQACGTPVIAYGAGGATETVIDMSKNPKQASGLLFSHQTTESLITAVKTFVERENQFNPENCVEQAQKFSAEIFKKCYTEFLERCTQQWRLQQLGEETDHN, encoded by the coding sequence ATGAGGTATGCTCTAGTTCACGAATGGCTAACCCCTTTAGCTAAGGGAGGATCCGAATTAGTCGTAGAGGAAATCTTACGTCACGTTGACGCCGATGTTTATGCTCTCATTGACTTTGAATCTACTAATCCTCAAAGTTATCTCTATAAGCGTGGGATTGGGACAACATTTTTACAGCATTTTCCTTTGGCTAGTCATGGGGTACAAAAATATTTACCTTTGCTACCGATAGCGATCGAACAGTTAGATTTATCCCCATACGACGTTATTCTCTCTTCTTCCCACGCAGTGGCTAAAGGAGTCTTAGCTGGGCCTAATCAACTACATATTTGTTACTGTCATACTCCTATGCGTTACGCTTGGGATTTAACCTTTGATTACCTGGCTCAAAGTCCCTTAGGGAAAGCACCATGGGGATGGGTGACTCGTTATTTGCTCCATAGATTGCGCCAATGGGACGTAGTTTCAGCCAATCGAGTAGATTACTTCATCGCTAATTCCCAACACACAGCTCGTCGAATCTGGAGATGTTATCGTCGGGAAGCAACGGTAATCTACCCCCCTGTCAACCTAGATAGATTTAAATTTGAACCTAAAAAAGGGGACTTTTTTTTAACAGTTTCTCGCTTAGTAGGATATAAAAAAGTCGGTTTAATCGTTCAAGCTTTTAACCAATTGGGACTACCCCTAGTAGTTATCGGGGAAGGACCAGAATTAAAGGAAATAAGCGCGATCGCTCAAGCCAACGTTCACATATTAGGATCCCAACCCAATGAGGTTGTAGCTGCTTATCTGGCTCAAGCTAGAGCGTTTGTTTATATGGCTTGTGAAGATTTTGGCATCGCTTTAGTCGAAGCTCAAGCCTGCGGTACTCCTGTAATTGCCTATGGTGCAGGGGGAGCCACAGAAACAGTTATAGACATGAGCAAAAATCCAAAACAAGCCTCCGGTTTACTTTTTAGCCATCAAACTACAGAAAGTTTAATAACTGCGGTTAAAACGTTTGTAGAGAGGGAAAACCAGTTTAATCCTGAAAATTGCGTTGAACAAGCGCAAAAATTTAGTGCGGAAATCTTCAAAAAATGTTATACAGAGTTCTTAGAACGTTGTACTCAGCAGTGGCGATTACAACAATTGGGTGAGGAAACCGATCATAACTAG
- a CDS encoding DUF433 domain-containing protein, with protein sequence MNYRDYITIEPNKRSGKPCVRGLRITVYEVLEYLASDMTEAEILEDFPDLTRQDLKACIAYAADRERRFMSAPISP encoded by the coding sequence ATGAACTACCGAGATTACATTACAATTGAACCAAATAAACGCAGTGGTAAGCCTTGTGTGCGAGGTTTGCGGATTACAGTTTATGAAGTGCTTGAGTACCTAGCTTCTGATATGACAGAAGCAGAGATACTTGAAGACTTTCCCGATCTAACGCGGCAAGATTTAAAAGCCTGCATCGCCTATGCGGCTGACCGCGAGCGTCGCTTTATGAGTGCGCCAATATCCCCATGA
- a CDS encoding DUF5615 family PIN-like protein — translation MKLLFDENLSPKLPLRLNDLFQNSLHVRDIGMKSTIDPIVWDYAKSNDLMIVSKDSDMHDLSLVFGNPPKVIWIRLGNCSTLQVESLLRREFDTITLFYQDKYLSLLALP, via the coding sequence ATGAAATTACTTTTTGATGAAAATCTGTCTCCCAAGTTGCCGCTCCGTTTGAATGACCTTTTCCAAAATTCGCTTCATGTTCGAGATATTGGCATGAAATCAACTATCGATCCCATAGTTTGGGATTATGCAAAGTCCAATGATTTGATGATTGTCTCGAAAGACTCGGATATGCATGACCTCAGCTTAGTATTTGGGAATCCACCGAAGGTTATTTGGATAAGGCTTGGCAACTGTTCGACTTTACAGGTTGAAAGTCTGCTACGAAGGGAGTTTGACACGATCACATTGTTTTACCAAGACAAGTATTTATCACTGCTTGCCTTACCATAA
- a CDS encoding sugar transferase — MTANSQITSVELVQGLLRRTIGSTLRRNKRLGLNLKALDGNFAKRLFDVFFSLLILISCSPIYLVLGVLVAFSSPGGVFYVQERVGKNYRRFKCIKFRTMVPNAEQILAELIANSPDLKQEFADNFKLKRDPRITPIGKFLRMTSLDEFPQFWNVLTGDMSVVGPRPLIPEELERYGERIDKVLTVRPGITGLWQVSGRNDIPYPQRVQIDVYYASYRNWFLDLLIIVKTIGVIIFPHKNGAY, encoded by the coding sequence ATGACTGCTAATAGCCAAATTACCTCCGTCGAGCTTGTACAAGGACTTCTGAGAAGAACTATCGGATCTACCTTGAGGCGAAATAAACGCCTGGGTTTGAACCTGAAAGCTTTAGACGGAAATTTTGCCAAACGTTTGTTTGATGTTTTCTTTTCATTGCTGATTTTGATTAGTTGTTCCCCGATTTATCTTGTACTGGGTGTACTGGTCGCTTTCAGCTCACCAGGGGGCGTGTTTTACGTGCAAGAGCGTGTCGGTAAAAACTACCGACGATTTAAGTGTATTAAGTTTAGAACAATGGTTCCTAATGCCGAGCAAATATTGGCAGAACTAATCGCTAATAGTCCCGATCTTAAGCAGGAATTTGCAGACAATTTTAAGCTCAAACGAGACCCCAGAATTACCCCCATCGGTAAATTCTTGAGAATGACCAGTCTAGACGAGTTTCCTCAGTTCTGGAACGTTCTCACAGGGGATATGAGTGTTGTCGGTCCTAGACCTTTAATACCAGAAGAATTGGAAAGATATGGTGAGCGGATCGATAAAGTACTTACTGTTCGCCCCGGTATTACGGGTCTTTGGCAAGTATCCGGACGCAATGATATTCCCTATCCCCAAAGAGTGCAGATCGATGTGTACTACGCTAGCTATCGTAACTGGTTCTTAGACTTGTTAATAATAGTTAAAACAATCGGTGTCATTATCTTTCCTCATAAAAATGGAGCTTACTAG
- a CDS encoding GDP-L-fucose synthase, producing the protein MLNLTEKRILVTGGAGFLGRQVVEQLIRSGAQPDKITIPRSQDLDLRLLENCEKSVKNQDIVIHLAAHVGGIGLNQVKPAEMFYDNLIMGVQLIDAAYRLGVEKFVCIGTICAYPKFTPVPFQEETLWNGYPEETNAPYGIAKKALLVQLQAYRQQYGFNGIYLLPVNLYGPEDNFNPDNSHVIPALIRKVHEAQLKGAQKLSVWGNGSPTREFLYATDAARAIVLATQKYDAPDPINLGISQEISIKDLVTLICDLMEFKGEIIWEIDKPNGQPRRCLDSSKAKQAFGFIAQVDLKQGLQQTIDWYQNSKLTITGV; encoded by the coding sequence ATGCTAAATTTAACTGAAAAAAGAATTCTAGTGACAGGTGGTGCCGGTTTTTTAGGACGTCAGGTAGTTGAACAACTAATTCGCTCAGGTGCACAACCAGATAAGATTACTATACCGCGATCGCAAGACTTAGATCTGCGCTTACTAGAAAACTGTGAAAAAAGCGTCAAAAATCAGGACATAGTGATTCATTTAGCCGCTCATGTGGGTGGAATTGGTCTTAACCAAGTCAAACCCGCCGAGATGTTCTATGATAATCTGATCATGGGCGTTCAGTTGATTGATGCCGCTTATCGTCTGGGAGTGGAAAAATTTGTATGTATTGGTACTATTTGTGCCTATCCTAAGTTTACACCAGTCCCTTTTCAAGAAGAAACTCTCTGGAATGGCTATCCAGAAGAAACCAATGCACCCTATGGAATAGCTAAAAAAGCTCTACTCGTTCAGTTACAAGCTTATCGTCAACAATACGGGTTTAATGGGATTTATCTACTACCGGTTAATCTCTATGGTCCCGAAGATAATTTTAACCCTGACAATTCTCACGTCATCCCCGCGTTAATTCGTAAGGTACACGAAGCACAACTAAAAGGCGCTCAAAAATTATCCGTCTGGGGAAATGGCAGTCCTACACGCGAGTTCTTATATGCGACAGACGCGGCTAGGGCGATCGTTTTGGCAACTCAAAAATATGACGCACCCGATCCCATTAATCTCGGAATCAGTCAGGAAATTTCCATCAAAGATTTAGTTACGCTTATTTGCGATTTGATGGAGTTCAAGGGCGAAATTATCTGGGAAATCGATAAACCCAATGGTCAACCCCGTCGCTGTTTGGATTCTAGTAAAGCTAAACAAGCTTTTGGCTTTATAGCTCAAGTTGATCTAAAACAGGGACTGCAACAGACGATTGACTGGTATCAAAACTCTAAACTGACAATTACTGGGGTATGA
- a CDS encoding class I fructose-bisphosphate aldolase, with protein MSNYAQELRETAQAMVAPGKGILAMDESNGTCNKRFEKLGIPATEDRRRAYRELILTTPKLSEFVSGAILFDETIRQSSKSGVPFTEVMKTAGLIIGIKVDTGAKDLAGCPEEKVTEGLDGLRDRVAEYYKMGARFAKWRAVITIGEGIPSSTCIEANAHALARYAALCQEGGLVPIVEPEVLIDGNHTIERCYEVTDETLQVVFNQLRLNKVPLDQIILKPSMVISGLACPTQAGVEQVAEMTIKCLRNNVPVTVPGVAFLSGGQTYEQSSAHLNTMNLKYGSLYPWRVTFSYARAIQQPALDHWRGDDANIPAAQQILYHRAKLNGAASLGQYTPDMEKAPVSV; from the coding sequence ATGAGTAATTATGCTCAAGAACTGAGAGAGACTGCTCAAGCAATGGTGGCTCCAGGTAAAGGAATTCTAGCAATGGATGAAAGCAACGGTACCTGCAACAAGCGATTTGAAAAGTTGGGAATCCCCGCTACTGAAGATCGCCGAAGGGCTTACCGTGAATTAATTTTGACCACTCCTAAGCTGAGTGAATTTGTCAGTGGAGCGATTTTATTTGATGAAACGATTCGTCAGTCTTCTAAATCAGGGGTGCCGTTTACTGAGGTGATGAAGACGGCTGGCCTCATCATTGGTATCAAGGTGGATACAGGAGCTAAAGATCTCGCAGGATGTCCTGAAGAGAAGGTTACCGAAGGCTTGGATGGATTGCGCGATCGCGTTGCTGAATACTATAAAATGGGGGCCCGATTTGCCAAATGGCGAGCTGTGATCACAATTGGCGAGGGTATTCCTAGTTCTACTTGTATCGAAGCGAATGCACATGCTTTAGCTCGATATGCAGCGTTGTGTCAAGAAGGAGGATTAGTGCCCATTGTAGAGCCAGAAGTACTCATTGATGGGAATCACACGATTGAGCGTTGCTACGAGGTGACAGATGAAACGTTACAAGTGGTATTTAACCAATTGCGCTTGAACAAGGTGCCACTGGATCAAATCATCCTCAAGCCTAGTATGGTAATTTCTGGCTTAGCTTGCCCGACTCAAGCGGGAGTAGAGCAGGTAGCAGAAATGACTATTAAATGTCTGCGAAATAATGTGCCGGTAACTGTTCCAGGTGTGGCGTTCCTCTCAGGCGGACAAACCTATGAACAGTCAAGCGCACACTTAAACACGATGAACCTGAAATATGGTTCCCTGTATCCCTGGCGTGTTACCTTCTCCTATGCCCGTGCGATTCAGCAACCGGCCCTGGATCACTGGCGTGGTGATGATGCCAACATTCCAGCTGCACAGCAAATACTCTACCATCGCGCCAAGTTGAACGGTGCTGCTAGCTTAGGACAGTACACCCCCGACATGGAAAAAGCCCCAGTATCTGTTTAG
- the xth gene encoding exodeoxyribonuclease III has translation MPKETSLKIATWNVNSIRTRQQLVREWLVTNQIEILCLQETKVVDGNFPRADFEELGYQVYVYGQKAYNGVAIFSKIPLKDVSVGFSPILGSTRVGDWDEQKRLITGVVNNTRIVNVYVPNGAGLNDSKYEYKLKWLGLLREYLQTLVKESSLDICICGDFNIAPEDKDIYNSEGKENHIMFSPPERQALQYVLDIGFQDALRKFNPNSGVFTWWDYRANGFSRNRGWRIDHHYLSPNLYEKAESCWVDLEPRKQVKPSDHTPVIVSLEF, from the coding sequence GTGCCTAAAGAAACCAGTTTAAAGATAGCAACTTGGAACGTTAATTCGATCCGTACCCGTCAGCAACTAGTAAGAGAATGGTTAGTGACGAACCAAATTGAGATACTTTGTCTCCAAGAAACTAAAGTAGTTGACGGTAACTTTCCCAGGGCTGATTTTGAGGAACTGGGATATCAGGTGTACGTTTATGGACAAAAAGCGTACAATGGCGTAGCTATCTTTAGTAAAATACCTCTGAAGGATGTTTCTGTGGGTTTTAGTCCGATTTTGGGTTCAACCAGAGTAGGAGATTGGGATGAGCAAAAACGTTTAATTACAGGAGTAGTTAACAATACTCGCATAGTTAATGTTTATGTACCCAATGGAGCAGGTCTCAACGATAGTAAGTACGAGTATAAGCTCAAGTGGCTGGGTTTACTCAGAGAATATCTTCAGACACTAGTTAAAGAATCTAGTTTAGATATTTGTATATGTGGTGATTTTAATATCGCTCCGGAGGATAAAGATATTTACAACAGTGAGGGGAAGGAAAATCACATTATGTTTTCTCCCCCAGAGCGTCAAGCGTTACAATACGTCTTAGACATTGGTTTTCAGGATGCTTTACGTAAATTCAACCCAAACTCAGGCGTTTTTACCTGGTGGGATTATCGCGCTAACGGTTTTAGTCGTAATCGCGGTTGGCGCATCGATCACCATTATCTTAGTCCCAATCTCTATGAAAAAGCCGAGTCTTGCTGGGTAGATCTCGAGCCGAGAAAACAAGTCAAACCGAGCGATCATACCCCAGTAATTGTCAGTTTAGAGTTTTGA
- a CDS encoding single-stranded DNA-binding protein — protein sequence MGLNVINIVGRAGKDPEIRYFESGSVKCNLTMAVKRLTSKDDEPDWFNLEIWGKTAEIAANYVKKGSLIGVQGALKIETWSDRNTGTTRSKPVIKVDRLELLGSKRDNDPSQSPSYSSSEAEF from the coding sequence ATGGGATTAAACGTGATCAATATCGTAGGACGAGCCGGGAAAGACCCAGAAATTCGCTATTTTGAATCGGGAAGCGTCAAGTGTAACTTAACCATGGCAGTAAAACGTCTAACCAGCAAAGATGATGAGCCGGACTGGTTTAATCTAGAAATCTGGGGAAAAACCGCAGAGATAGCGGCTAACTACGTAAAAAAAGGTAGTTTGATTGGGGTACAGGGAGCTTTAAAAATAGAAACGTGGAGCGATCGCAATACCGGTACCACTCGCTCCAAACCAGTAATTAAGGTTGATCGCCTAGAATTATTAGGCTCCAAACGAGATAATGATCCGAGTCAATCTCCTAGCTACTCTTCCTCTGAAGCCGAATTTTAA
- a CDS encoding protein kinase: protein MPIYSLVQEYKKAEALSSVMDRLSLRDIKKIAVAILEILVYLQEQNPSIIHRDIKPENILVTKDLQILEQ from the coding sequence ATCCCGATTTATAGTTTAGTTCAAGAGTATAAAAAAGCAGAAGCACTATCATCAGTAATGGATAGATTATCCTTGAGAGATATTAAAAAGATTGCTGTTGCTATTTTAGAAATTCTCGTTTATTTGCAAGAGCAAAATCCTTCCATTATCCACCGCGATATTAAACCAGAAAACATTCTTGTTACTAAAGATTTACAAATATTGGAACAATAA
- a CDS encoding GUN4 domain-containing protein, protein MKRLIIALALLFVPVTSGLAQDNLVSPETGISYDRLADLLAREQWRQANDQTFDLLLQVSGRNAQGWMDLESFKTLACADLQIMDRLWTESSGGHFGFSVQLPIFLETGNKPGRLIDDGAFDLFGDQIGWRKDSDWVVFKENLVFSLEAPEGHLPNPRQQYEVGGNRLQFTTFAQRLVECEIVKSAN, encoded by the coding sequence ATGAAAAGATTAATAATTGCTCTAGCTTTACTGTTTGTTCCGGTTACGAGTGGTTTAGCCCAAGATAACCTCGTTTCCCCTGAAACTGGCATCAGTTATGATAGACTCGCTGATTTACTAGCTAGAGAACAGTGGCGTCAAGCTAATGACCAAACCTTTGATTTATTACTCCAAGTTTCCGGTAGAAATGCTCAGGGATGGATGGATCTTGAGAGTTTTAAGACTTTAGCTTGTGCAGATTTGCAAATCATGGATCGCTTGTGGACAGAGTCTTCCGGGGGACATTTTGGTTTTAGTGTTCAATTACCCATATTTTTGGAAACTGGTAATAAACCCGGAAGATTAATCGATGATGGAGCATTCGATCTCTTCGGTGATCAAATAGGATGGCGCAAAGATAGCGACTGGGTTGTTTTTAAAGAAAATCTGGTGTTTAGTTTAGAAGCGCCCGAGGGACATCTTCCCAATCCTCGCCAACAGTACGAAGTAGGGGGTAACAGATTGCAATTTACTACTTTTGCTCAAAGACTGGTAGAGTGCGAAATCGTTAAATCTGCTAATTGA
- a CDS encoding ABC transporter ATP-binding protein, whose protein sequence is MAKVELQNVTREFDQVVAIENISFIVPDGEFWVLVGPSGCGKSTILRAIAGLETITQGKLYIDDILVNQIPARQRDVAMVFQNYALYPHMSVAENLAFGLKMRKVPRNLREEKVENIAVALSISHLLKRKPKQLSGGQQQRVALGRAIVREPKVFLLDEPLSNLDAQLRDQTRTELKQLHQQVGITTVYVTHDQVEAMTLADQIVVLDRGRIQQIGTPQEIYAHPVNRMVATFLGSPSMNIFPGTYQQRQLLIHNQRLSLNPELANRFHLDSGRVFDLGIRPEAIELVSESEGLAEGNQLDLIVRLIEPLGHHTLIQASIPETELVVNFYVPANWRGRVSDRLKVKLKLEELFIFAVDSGKCLN, encoded by the coding sequence ATGGCAAAAGTAGAACTACAAAATGTTACCAGAGAATTTGACCAAGTTGTAGCGATTGAAAATATATCCTTCATTGTACCAGATGGGGAGTTTTGGGTACTCGTGGGACCGTCGGGTTGTGGCAAATCAACGATTTTAAGAGCGATCGCGGGACTAGAAACAATCACCCAAGGAAAACTCTATATAGACGATATTTTAGTTAATCAAATCCCCGCCAGACAAAGAGATGTAGCCATGGTTTTCCAAAATTACGCTCTCTACCCTCATATGAGTGTGGCAGAAAATCTGGCTTTCGGCTTGAAAATGCGTAAAGTACCCCGAAATCTTAGGGAGGAAAAGGTAGAAAATATCGCTGTAGCTTTGTCTATTTCTCATTTACTCAAACGCAAACCCAAACAGCTTTCCGGTGGACAACAACAAAGAGTGGCCCTAGGAAGGGCGATCGTGCGTGAACCAAAGGTTTTTTTACTCGATGAACCTCTGTCTAACTTAGACGCGCAATTACGAGATCAGACGCGAACAGAATTAAAACAATTACATCAACAAGTAGGAATCACCACCGTCTACGTAACCCATGATCAAGTAGAAGCGATGACTCTAGCTGACCAGATAGTAGTATTAGATCGGGGTAGAATTCAACAAATCGGCACACCTCAGGAAATCTACGCTCATCCGGTCAACCGTATGGTAGCTACTTTTTTGGGGAGTCCTTCTATGAATATCTTCCCCGGGACTTATCAACAAAGACAGTTATTGATTCACAACCAACGTCTATCCCTGAATCCAGAATTAGCTAACCGTTTTCACCTAGATTCGGGACGAGTTTTTGATTTGGGAATACGACCAGAAGCAATCGAGCTAGTGTCTGAATCTGAGGGTCTAGCAGAAGGAAATCAGTTAGATTTAATAGTTAGACTGATCGAACCTTTGGGACATCACACCCTGATTCAGGCTAGCATACCAGAAACCGAACTAGTAGTTAATTTTTATGTTCCTGCTAATTGGCGCGGTAGGGTAAGCGATCGCCTTAAAGTGAAACTAAAACTCGAAGAGTTATTTATTTTTGCAGTAGACAGTGGTAAATGTCTCAATTAG
- the gmd gene encoding GDP-mannose 4,6-dehydratase codes for MTRSKRALITGITGQDGSYLSELLLEKNYEVHGIIRRTSTINTGRIDHLYLDPHHVEARLFLHYGDLTDGTTLGRILEEVQPDEVYNLGAQSHVRVSFDSPEYTVDTVAMGTLRLLEAVRDYQQRTANQVRFYQASSSEMFGKVQEVPQKETTPFYPRSPYACGKVYAHWQTINYRESYGLFACSGILFNHESPRRGETFVTRKITRALAHIVAGKQKKVYLGNLDSKRDWGYAKDYVKAMWLMLQQDEPDDYVIATGETHSVKEFLELAFNHVNLDWSDYVEFDERYLRPAEVDLLIGDATKAREKLNWELSVSFEELVKLMVDEDLKALGIDKS; via the coding sequence ATTACTAGGTCAAAACGAGCCCTAATTACTGGGATTACGGGTCAAGATGGTTCTTATTTGAGTGAGTTGCTCCTGGAGAAAAACTACGAAGTACACGGCATTATCAGAAGAACTTCGACGATTAATACCGGTCGCATTGATCATCTTTATTTAGATCCTCACCATGTTGAAGCGCGTCTGTTTCTACATTATGGCGATTTAACTGACGGTACGACCCTAGGTAGAATTCTCGAAGAGGTACAGCCCGATGAAGTTTATAATCTGGGGGCTCAATCTCACGTCAGAGTTAGTTTTGATTCACCAGAATATACAGTGGATACCGTGGCGATGGGGACACTGCGATTACTAGAAGCAGTCAGAGATTATCAACAGCGTACGGCAAATCAGGTTCGATTTTATCAGGCGAGTTCTTCGGAAATGTTCGGCAAAGTGCAAGAAGTACCTCAAAAGGAAACAACTCCTTTTTATCCACGTAGTCCCTACGCCTGTGGTAAAGTATACGCCCACTGGCAAACCATCAACTATCGAGAGTCCTATGGCTTATTCGCTTGCAGTGGCATTTTATTTAACCACGAATCCCCTCGACGCGGGGAAACCTTTGTAACAAGGAAGATTACAAGAGCTTTAGCCCATATCGTTGCAGGTAAGCAAAAAAAGGTTTATCTAGGCAATCTTGACTCTAAAAGAGATTGGGGTTACGCCAAAGACTATGTAAAAGCCATGTGGTTAATGTTACAGCAAGACGAACCAGATGATTATGTGATAGCCACGGGTGAAACTCACTCAGTCAAAGAATTTTTAGAACTGGCTTTTAATCACGTAAACTTGGATTGGTCCGATTATGTGGAATTCGATGAACGTTACCTACGTCCTGCAGAGGTAGACTTATTGATTGGGGATGCGACTAAAGCTAGAGAAAAATTGAACTGGGAATTATCGGTAAGTTTTGAAGAACTAGTAAAATTAATGGTGGACGAGGATTTGAAAGCGTTGGGTATTGACAAGTCTTGA